The Silene latifolia isolate original U9 population chromosome Y, ASM4854445v1, whole genome shotgun sequence sequence TGCATCACCCAAGAGAGTTCTTAAAGACAAAAGTAAACTAACCAATGATCAAGCAAGAATGGATGGTGAAAGTCACCACTCCTCTTCCAGTTTCAAAGCAAACGAAAGTTATGAGAGATCCTCCAGTTGGTTTAGTCTGTTCATAAAACCAATCATCAAGCGATCAAAATGTGGGAATCTTTCATTCCAACACATACAAGCTACATGAAAAGGCAGGTTACGACTTTACAAAACCAACTCTACTTGGGAAAGTTGTAGAAGTTGAACCATATGGGCTTAACAAAACGCAACAGGAGTTGTTCAAGCAAGAAGGAAGCTTTATAGAGACTAAAGTTTGGCTTGGTTATAAGTCTCCCACACCCGTGAAGATCAGTGCTCGTAGGAACAGAACTACTACATCTTCACAACATATCACAGTGGAAGAGGCCCAGGAGAATGAAGCAGAAGACATTAAAAGACCATCAACATCTTCAGTCTTCGACAAGATAAGTCCACCTGCACAGAGAGCCCGTCCATATGTATTCGACAGGCTGGGGAGACCGAGTCCTACAACAAATCATCTTTCTGTCTTCACTCGACTGGATAAACGAGTAGCAAGTGAACTTAAGTCGTTAACCCCTCCGCCATGTACAAGCAAGAAGGGTGCATTAAGTGATCGTTTGGGTGTTCATTCAAACACGGTCTTCACTCGTTTAGGAGCCTCCAATAATGATAATGGTAAGACTCTTCTATGCTCAACTTCCGTGGAAAAAAATGATGAAGAAGTCAATATAAGTGATGACTTGAGAAGCGCAATACTCTCCCGCATGAAGCGTTTGCAAGTGGTGGACATCATCTAGCATGAGCCACTAAAAGCACGAAGGCGATTATTAGTTCTCACTGGTCTATCCTCAAACAATATTGAACCGTATAAACCTCCATTTTCACACTCCTGTGATGCAAAAGACTTGGAAATTGTGACTTCTTATCATATCACTGGAGAAGAGATACCCGATGACAACGAAGAGGTAGAGACTGACAAGGCACCTGAAACACTTGAAGATGGGGTACAATCAACTGTAGATGATTTAAAAGAACTCAACCTAGGAACTGATGAAGATCCTTGTCCAATCTACGTCAGTGCTCTGTTGACtaaagaggaagaagaggaataCTACAAATTGTTGGTTGAGTACAAGGACGTCTTCGCTTGGAGCTACAAGGAAATGCCCGGACTAAGCCCAAAAATTGCAGTTCATCGATTGACAATCAGAAAAGGAATCAGTCCTAGAAAGCAATCTCAACGTCACTTTAGGACGGAGCTTATACCtaaaattgaaaaagaggttaACAAGCTCATTGAGGCTAGATTTATCCGTGAAGTCAGATATCCTTCCTGGATAGCCAACATTGTTCCGGTCAGAAAGAAAAATGGGCAACTACGTCTATGCGTCGACTTCAGAGATCTTAATGATGCAtatccaaaggacgacttccctagAGTTGTTGATCGATGTAACTACTGGCCACAAAGCACTCCCGTTCATGGATTGTACTGCTGGATACAATCAAATACAAATGGCACCTCAAGATCAAGAAGCAACGGCATTTCGCACACCAAAAGGGATATTTTGCTGTGCCGCTTGGACTCAAGAATTTTGGGGCACCATATCAGCAAGCAATGCAAAAGATCTTTGATGACATGTTGCATAAAACAATAGAGTGTTATGTCGACGACGTGGTTGTCAAGTCCAAGAAAAGAGAAAACTATGTTAAAGACATTCGGGCCGTCTTTGAGagacttagaaaatgtcaactcaaTATGAACCCACTCAAGTGTGCGTTCGGCGTCACATCCAGGAAGTTCTTGGGGTTCGTGGTAAGGCATAGAGGTATCGAAATCAACCAGATTAAAAATCAAAGCTATCCACGAAATGCCAGAACCAAAGACGTTGAAGGAGCTGCGCGGGCTGCAGGGATATTTGGCATACATTCGATGGTTCATCTCTAACCTAACAGGACGTTGTCAACCGTTTAGTTATCCTATGAAAAAGGATGCTCTATTTATGTGGGATGAGAAATACAAACATGCTTTTGATAGTATAAAGAAGTACCTGGCCAGCGCACCAGTATTGGGGGCACCGATTCCAGAAAACCGCTCATTCTATATATTGCCGCAAAAGAACGTTCGCTGGGGGCAATGGGTGCAAAAGAAATTAAAGAAGGCAAGGAGAGGGCACTGTACTATTTGAGTCGTACCTTGGTTGGAGCTGAATTGAATTACTCCCCAATTGAAAAAATATGCCTTGCGTTGGTGTTTGCAATTCAAAAGCTTAGACACTACATGTACGCTCATACTATACACGCGGTCTCAAAGGCTAGCCCCATCAAGTATAAACTCTCACTACCTATCCTATCTGGTAGACTCGCAAAATGGACAGTGTTACTTAAACAGTATGACTTAGTTTTTGTGTCTCAAAAAGCAGTAAAAGGTCAGGTTATTGTACATTTCTTCGCTGATCATCCAGTCCCAGCAGAGTGGGAACTTTCAGAAGAACTACCGGGAGAAGAAATATTTTACGTGGACATTTTACCTCCATGGCAAATGTACTTCGACGGTGCTGCAAGGCAAGACGGAGCTGGAGCTGGAGTTGTGTTCATATTCCGCAAAACCATGTAATGCCATACTCATTTACACTCACATAGTTTTTCTCAAATAACGTGGCAGAATACCAAGCTTTGATATTAGGTCTTCAAAAGGTCAATGGTCTTTGAGAGACTCCAATACTCTTCATGAAGCATTTCTCTTCAAGAGGCATGAATAACCTTCACTTTTTCGGTCTTCAAATATTCACAGACTCCAAGATGCatcatgttggagcttgtgtcctccacaaattagtgtgataacatttataaatctcttataggttcacaagggtatacttcgtattttatcagttgattaacgattacttaataacggttggcttgctagaaagtttgacgttattatcatattgatggcggtgatcaactggtccctaaaactcacacctaaaggacgtgtttgagagatgtggttatggaaatgtaatcacattgatgccttatatgactaaacagttagtcaacgtgttgatgagacgattatttaatgccgattaaataatattagctgagacgaattaactgtcaattcgtaaattgaatataatatgttatatttaatcaatgtacataatgttaagcttggacgaattaatatgttaattcgtaattaaatgtaattggttatatttaataagctaattataaatatgcgatatttatagttaatgtatatattatacaatattgtcagtaTAAATGTTGATAGaacggtattaataaatcgactacaaaccgTTGTGTGTAGTCTTATTAATACATATCAATTTAATTGACAAATTATAAAAAGatacacatttttatacattaaggaaacatctaaaaataagaggattCATCCTCCTATTTTGATTTTCGGAAAAACCGaatggaaagaaaaaaaaaagaaaaaaaaactttctATTTTTTTCCTCCTCTTTTTCGGTGACATTAGGGTTAAAAGGGGAGATCATTTTCACTctctttaacctaattttttcaaccgagcctcctctcatcagaaaaacacaaaataacctaaaaattttacagaaaatttagggatcgattctagcaagaagtaaagggcatatctcatatcctcttgggtgcaactgataggtgaatatcattgctatattgttcttaggccgattttgctaggaccgaaggttgtttcttcattctctacttttgtttatgcaatttagttttatgactcgtaatcgtcttataaattcgttataatcctttaagttaaagggatgcatacagataaatcccacaagtggtatcagaggcaaggccacgaattttattttgatgattttcataaaattggatgtaaacatttattagggtttcgaaaaaaaaaaaatttcggctgaaattttttttttatgccgAGATGAATTTTTTTTAGCCGAGTTGCttcgtttttgttgttgttttatttccatttgattctttcatattgttgttttaatcagttaagataataatatgatactttgtagatgtttcgatttaATAAAACGAGATGTAAATGGAAAATGGTTTTGTCGGATTAATGAATTGTTTTTGCtgttttttggcatataaattaatttaacaaaATTCAAATCACTTATGATATTCGGTTCTATCATGATTCAGATAttcttttaagaggttaaatttgaataatctagtttgaatatgtatttaaattaaaagttgaatatgccaatcttgttaatagcaactttaaacaattgTTCGTTTTTCCGATCGATGGGTGCGGCTgtttttcaaaagaaaaattttgagttttttttGTTTAAGGTTTTCCAGCcgcaagagaaaaagaaaaaaaaaattgggctgttttatttttttttcagccgagacACAAAAAAAtaggtttgtttttttttttgccagtgagaaaagatataaaaaaaaatttgtttttcaaGTTCGTTCACGGCtgatgatttaaaaaaaaaaaaattgtttttttgttttattcggttttagctgtaaaaccgagaaAAGGTCTTTTTTattgggttgtttcggtttttaccgagataaattttaaagaaaattttttttgttgtttttggccaattaattattttgaagcggttcataattcatagatacctaattattttaaagaagtttaaaatattgatggattaaattcatattacaagtttaatatgaattaatattaaatttatagtgagtaattgaggaattgtcacttaatttaatcaatgaaataggtggtttggataaaattaatctacataattaaagaattatgtcttgcatgttaattttttttagttgatgctatTTGTTTTAGTGGAATGAATCGGTGAATGGTttttttacgtatttttgcaatcggttgtaatttgtaatacttagtgtggccttagtcaaattatgttttcgtaatgatgggaacataatttttaatgtagtttgagatctcgtatctccgttttggttttctttatttattacggttttgaaattagaaatgtaaataggtttattatgtattttttaaattctaatttttgagaagactaaagatggagattgaagctcactcccgctacatggatcaagatggaatatcaagacaagcttctcgggttcatggatggattccaaagttgtatttatgttcattttgataggataggccacattaggacttttttttacgtttttcgttcttattgcttttcattcacatgctagttaatgcatcattttccgcctaaaaccaaaccacctactaaaatgcatgaaaattgacacatataggttgtatgttagtttttatAGACatacagatatcacatgtttattaagccatcaccttagtttattcattcatgcatgctagatattagttcacttaaaatgaattaaaacaaagttgatgggatcttcctctaaaacggaaattgagattagtctttataagggcaaacaactatgaatcccttcttcgtcgataggcataatatgaccccttctacgttgggtaagtagtttgtgttgacttagtttatctcaacattatagttcgaagagtttctcgtgattatgatggactaaagatagaatttacagaaatttatcgaccaagaattctaacagtagaattagccaaaaggttggcttatcaatttacagataattgagtcttgggatcatttatataattcttgaggaaggtcaattgtataaatgcatgagtcttcgcattataacattattacattagacttaaattaaaatcgatgcacatgtttattatttatttttcttttcgcagtgtagaacacgtttattttactgttgcaacaaatggctggaaataacgaaatcccaatgccaagtgcctcacttggacgcgagtcctggctggaAGTTTTTacggacaacatgaatcagtacacgcgactgaagaatgatgggtccaactttgtggactgggaggcagcactacggaatgctgccattgctgacggtaagctcaagtacttaactgagccaataccggtaaacccaagccccaatgcgggagttaacgagtcacttgcttatagtgatttcgttatggaagcgagtgcgataaagaatgtactcatctttgcaatggaaaccaatttgcagagacgcttcattacccaaagtgcgaacaagattttcaccacgctcactaacgagttctcaaaagcaccgaggatcgttacttatgagcatacctgtcgcttctttgatgcgaaactccaaaagggccaaccggttagcccacacattcttaacatgactgagaatgtcgagaaattggaggcacttgattgcaaaatcagtgagagcattgtcattgaccgaatgcttcattctcttcacgatggtttttcccttttcagggcgaactactacatgaatgacttgaaaaagagtcctcatgagctacactcccttctcgtacagaccgagagggatatgaaattgagtgggagcatgaagcaggatgttctcacgatttccaacaagggtaaaggtaagggcaaaactccaggcgacctagctgtaggtaagccaaaattcaagaagccaggaaacggtaagagtgggcctggtgagactaatggctcacagggcaaggcaaagagcaagggcggtgacattgagtgccaccattgtcacaatactggacattggaggaggaactgtcccgtgtaccgtgaggacattaaagtaggccgcgtcgttcctgttggtatgtcatcttatattcatatgattgagattaaccatggaagttttggaacttgggtacttgatactggttgtggttctcatctgtgtaatcatttgcagggcctaagaaacatcacacctctcggaaagggtgatgtggacctgcgagtcgggaatggagctagagttgctgttgtctcgaagggaacatatgtaattcaactccctagtggttttgagttatttttaattaattgttactatgtacccagtttgtctaagaacattatttcagtttccgtacttgataaagacggattttcatttttaataaaggataatagctgtattttctctttcaatgaaatgatttatggcaaagcggtttccatgaatggaatttacatcttagatcaaaccacggaagtattacacgtgaataataagaaattaaaggttggtgacaaagatcaaacctatctatggcattgtcgaatgggacacataaatgagaaacgcgtaaagaaactcgtcgataatgggaccattcccgcattcgaattttctacatatggcacgtgtgaatcatgtctcattggcaaaatgactcgaatttccttcaaaggtgttggaatgcgcgctagtgacctattaggacttatacatactgatgtttgtggacctatgtcaattaccgctagagatggctatagatattttatcactttcacggacgatttgagtagatacggatatgtctacttgatgaagcataaaagtgagtcctttgagaaattcaaggaataccagagcagggttgagaaccaactgggtagaaaggttaaagcactccgttcagatcggggtagcgaatatctttcaaatgagtttgatcaacaccttaaaagctgtggaatcgttttacagttaactccacctggaacacctcaattaaatggtgtgtccgaatggagaaatcgaaccttacttgatatagttcgatctatgatgagtcacacggtagtgccggattcattatggggttttgctcttttgtcagctgctcttatacttaaccgaagtccgactaaagttgtcgaaaagactccatatgaaatatggaagggaacgatccctaacttgtcctttatttgggtttggggctgtgaggcttatgtcaagtagagacacgaggataaactcggcccacgatcggtcaagacatactttataggttatccaaaaggaacatttggtcattacttctattcgcctaccgaacatcgagtttttgttgcggctagtgccacgttcttagagaaagaatttctcgagaacaagacaagtaatagaactttcgagctgtcgaagattccagaaccaacaaccgaggaacagatggaggaagttgttcctccaactgatgatacggttaacattcctgaggaacctaggaggtcgggtagagtctctaatcctccggacagatacattggtatggtaagaggagaatgacgttttgctcctagagagtaatgaacccgctacctataaaggt is a genomic window containing:
- the LOC141631058 gene encoding uncharacterized protein LOC141631058 produces the protein MGWRQIFHLSKEKRPIILQGLDKPELYAGKVKDVGEPAEQSIQCISCNAALTFSDEDLLHGSKPRNRPLYVSSYIRGQKVNIILIDGGSGFNLMLKATMKELGNTVDELSSSRTVIRGFNLNGERAIGMIRVNISMGDLSSETLFHVIEAKTSFKKINRDAKPFSKADSFFVDAKFFQENGTSSEFMPTIISSTTISSTGKGGYDFTKPTLLGKVVEVEPYGLNKTQQELFKQEGSFIETKVWLGYKSPTPVKISARRNRTTTSSQHITVEEAQENEAEDIKRPSTSSVFDKISPPAQRARPYVFDRLGRPSPTTNHLSVFTRLDKRVASELKSLTPPPCTSKKGALSDRLGVHSNTVFTRLGASNNDNGKTLLCSTSVEKNDEEVNISDDLRSAILSRMKHLEIVTSYHITGEEIPDDNEEVETDKAPETLEDGVQSTVDDLKELNLGTDEDPCPIYVSALLTKEEEEEYYKLLVEYKDVFAWSYKEMPGLSPKIAVHRLTIRKGISPRKQSQRHFRTELIPKIEKEVNKLIEARFIREVRYPSWIANIVPVRKKNGQLRLCVDFRDLNDAYPKDDFPRIKKQRHFAHQKGYFAVPLGLKNFGAPYQQAMQKIFDDMLHKTIECYVDDVVVKSKKRENYVKDIRAVFERLRKCQLNMNPLKCAFGVTSRKFLGFVVRHRGIEINQIKNQSYPRNARTKDVEGAARAAGIFGIHSMYKEVPGQRTSIGGTDSRKPLILYIAAKERSLGAMGAKEIKEGKERALYYLSRTLVGAELNYSPIEKICLALVFAIQKLRHYMYAHTIHAVSKASPIKYKLSLPILSGRLAKWTVLLKQYDLVFVSQKAVKGQVIVHFFADHPVPAEWELSEELPGEEIFYVDILPPWQMYFDGAARQDGAGAGVVFIFRKTM